In a genomic window of Brassica rapa cultivar Chiifu-401-42 chromosome A10, CAAS_Brap_v3.01, whole genome shotgun sequence:
- the LOC117129014 gene encoding uncharacterized protein LOC117129014 — protein MCAWCVSVLGWFRDYIRCEYSEADDLGRGIGTQGVEGLSQTSYVPGFDPSQDKKEEDWWTPMTSVRGSVDNPVKKEKTEMNTAPPPSQWEKWCKRKGHGLQLSDSPLPEDASPQASLYYISEESWKGFTEWALKPIPLTIGPTCFNLSVATRVVSAGKWLGNEEMDAVMFIWRVNTTLNRWAPRRVAFMSAMFCLQVDAAYKKFLPNKKAYQLPDFLLGYGRGELPSHGRTDLVWGVDVDRLYFPLFVNGNHWVGVCVNIIERKVEVFDCGRGKNRQYVEKFAAIIPRIVKSVAPQERQKQLLLSSYSIVDVPMKLRLNKSCCDCGAYALKHLECSLLGLDVSLVDDEIIMGCRQKIGVDLWEAAHDPIFAEVMTRYVPSPWERSEVFDLEDD, from the exons ATGTGTGCTTGGTGTGTAAGTGTTCTTG GATGGTTCCGAGACTACATTCGATGTGAATATAGTGAAGCAGATGATTTGGGTCGCGGGATAGGTACACAAGGGGTTGAAGGGCTTTCTCAGACGTCGTATGTGCCAGGCTTTGATCCATCTCaggacaaaaaagaagaagactggTGGACTCCAATGACTTCGGTCCGAGGTTCAGTGGATAATCcagtaaagaaagaaaagacaGAGATGAATACAGCTCCACCGCCGTCACAGTGGGAGAAATGGTGCAAAAGAAAAGGTCATGGACTTCAGCTTAGCGATTCACCATTGCCAGAAGATGCTTCTCCGCAGGCGTCACTTTATTATATCTCCGAAGAGTCATGGAAAGGATTCACGGAATGGGCATTAAAGCCTATACCTTTAACAATTGGTCCTACATGCTTTAATTTGTCTGTAGCTACAAGAGTAGTAAGTGCTGGAAAATGGCTTGGAAACGAG GAGATGGATGCGGTTATGTTTATATGGCGTGTGAACACTACATTGAATCGTTGGGCCCCTCGGCGTGTTGCTTTCATGAGTGCTATGTTTTGCCTCCAAGTAGACGCTGCATACAAGAAGtttttaccaaacaaaaaagCCTATCAATTGCCTGATTTCCTTCTTGGGTACGGCAGAGGAGAGCTTCCATCTCATGGGCGGACTGATCTAGTTTGGGGTGTTGATGTTGATCGACTCTACTTTCCTCTGTTTGTAAATG GTAATCACTGGGTTGGTGTCTGTGTAAACATCATTGAAAGAAAAGTAGAAGTCTTTGATTGCGGTCGGGGAAAGAACAGACAGTACGTTGAGAAGTTTGCTGCTATCATTCCTAGGATTGTGAAGTCCGTTGCACCACAAGAAAGACAGAAGCAGCTACTCCTCTCATCATATTCTATCGTGGATGTGCCTATGAAGTTGAGATTGAATAAAAGTTGTTGTGATTGCGGTGCATACGCTTTGAAGCACTTGGAATGCTCGCTGCTTGGTCTTGACGTCAGTTTAGTGGATGATGAAATCATTATGGGTTGTAGACAGAAGATTGGAGTGGACTTATGGGAGGCTGCACACGACCCCATCTTTGCTGAGGTTATGACACGATATGTGCCTTCACCATGGGAGAGGTCTGAGGTCTTTGACCTGGAGGATGATTGA
- the LOC117128906 gene encoding uncharacterized protein LOC117128906 isoform X2 codes for MSEELPKRLFKEGEEPRVTQINNNCRIDYIIRKFQAWLPKELDVVKKDPVFHQIFKLHENGLGYSARVIHSFLCRELVTFLQHELWFVFARRPLRFSLQEFHAVTGFECDTHISIEEFEEWKYDGGFWSKVLRRKDGTITLFNLWTKDKEAVKKWKNADRIRLIYLAIILCVVLARDEKANIPLKYIAVVMDLDRVRRYPWGVAAYDLLCKSIAKNRSQLKEKTTSYVLDGFSYALQIWAMEAVPKIGKLCGKKLDKGFKDGPRCINWMGAAKVSYEEIIRLEEIITPKDDIYPYISWTGNYDVVKAQAFRRDDDVEDDRIKVLMEMIKKGHDFSEHVWETEENEVISLSLDDESAVNDEASVNVEAAESDDDFQTPKGSKNVGSRSKRGKKRLPDRGMEKRKHKVLASGAKQAPFNEDMKAFMTQLFEHNFSGMEQRIQKQMAETFEQMRTELKQSRKEASVEVELGEPSPTKPSTSQAPLRRSTRGVNKH; via the exons ATGTCTGAGGAGCTACCGAAGAGGCTTTTTAAGGAGGGCGAGGAGCCCCGAGTTACTCAGATCAACAACAACTGCAGGATCGACTACATAATCCGAAAGTTCCAAGCGTGGCTGCCAAAGGAGTTGGATGTCGTGAAGAAAGACCCGGTTTTTCATCAGATTTTTAAGCTCCATGAGAATGGTCTTGGATACTCTGCGAGGGTGATACACAGCTTCTTGTGTAGGGAGCTGGTGACTTTCTTACAGCACGAGCTATGGTTTGTCTTTGCGAGGAGACCGCTTCGATTCTCATTGCAAGAGTTCCACGCCGTAACCGGGTTTGAATGCGATACTCACATTTCGATTGAGGAGTTTGAAGAGTGGAAATATGATGGTGGTTTCTGGAGCAAGGTTTTGAGGAGAAAAGATGGAACAATTACACTCTTCAACCTGTGGACTAAGGACAAGGAAGCTGTAAAGAAATGGAAGAATGCAGATCGCATACGTCTTATCTACTTGGCGATCATTCTTTGTGTGGTATTGGCGAGAGATGAGAAGGCTAATATCCCCCTGAAGTACATCGCGGTGGTCATGGATCTTGACAGAGTTCGAAGGTATCCTTGGGGAGTTGCTGCTTATGACCTTCTCTGCAAATCCATAGCCAAAAATCGTTCCCAACTGAAGGAAAAGACCACTAGCTATGTCTTGGATGGCTTCTCATACGCCTTGcagatttgggcaatggaagcGGTGCCAAAAATCGGGAAGCTTTGTGGAAAAAAGCTGGATAAGGGTTTCAAGGACGGTCCTAGATGCATAAACTGGATGGGAGCTGCGAAGGTGTCATATGAGGAGATCATTCGCTTGGAGGAGATTATTACACCCAAG GATGACATCTACCCATACATCTCATGGACAGGAAATTATGATGTTGTCAAAGCTCAGGCGTTTCGCAGAGATGATGATGTGGAGGATGACAGAATCAAGGTtctgatggagatgataaaGAAGGGGCATGATTTTAGTGAGCATGTTTGGGAAactgaagaaaatgaagtgatTTCTTTATCTCTCGATGACGAATCAGCTGTGAATGATGAAGCAAGCGTGAATGTTGAAGCAGCCGAGAGTGATGACGACTTTCAGACTCCGAAAGGATCAAAAAACGTTGGTTCTAGATCAAAGAGGGGTAAAAAGAGGCTTCCCGATCGTGGTATGGAGAAGAGAAAGCATAAGGTTCTCGCAAGTGGCGCAAAGCAAGCTCCTTTTAATGAAGACATGAAGGCTTTTATGACACAGTTGTTTGAGCACAACTTCTCTGGAATGGAACAAAGGATACAGAAACAGATGGCCGAGACATTTGAGCAGATGCGGACAGAGCTTAAACAATCACGTAAGGAAGCCAGCGTTGAAGTTGAGCTTGGAGAGCCTTCACCGACAAAGCCATCGACGAGCCAGGCACCGTTGAGGAGGTCCACACGCGGGGTAAACAAACACTAG
- the LOC117128906 gene encoding uncharacterized protein LOC117128906 isoform X1 has product MILKPLHVELIILSQFVAMSEELPKRLFKEGEEPRVTQINNNCRIDYIIRKFQAWLPKELDVVKKDPVFHQIFKLHENGLGYSARVIHSFLCRELVTFLQHELWFVFARRPLRFSLQEFHAVTGFECDTHISIEEFEEWKYDGGFWSKVLRRKDGTITLFNLWTKDKEAVKKWKNADRIRLIYLAIILCVVLARDEKANIPLKYIAVVMDLDRVRRYPWGVAAYDLLCKSIAKNRSQLKEKTTSYVLDGFSYALQIWAMEAVPKIGKLCGKKLDKGFKDGPRCINWMGAAKVSYEEIIRLEEIITPKDDIYPYISWTGNYDVVKAQAFRRDDDVEDDRIKVLMEMIKKGHDFSEHVWETEENEVISLSLDDESAVNDEASVNVEAAESDDDFQTPKGSKNVGSRSKRGKKRLPDRGMEKRKHKVLASGAKQAPFNEDMKAFMTQLFEHNFSGMEQRIQKQMAETFEQMRTELKQSRKEASVEVELGEPSPTKPSTSQAPLRRSTRGVNKH; this is encoded by the exons ATGATATTGAAACCTTTACATGTTGAACTAATAATTTTGTCACAGTTTGTAGCTATGTCTGAGGAGCTACCGAAGAGGCTTTTTAAGGAGGGCGAGGAGCCCCGAGTTACTCAGATCAACAACAACTGCAGGATCGACTACATAATCCGAAAGTTCCAAGCGTGGCTGCCAAAGGAGTTGGATGTCGTGAAGAAAGACCCGGTTTTTCATCAGATTTTTAAGCTCCATGAGAATGGTCTTGGATACTCTGCGAGGGTGATACACAGCTTCTTGTGTAGGGAGCTGGTGACTTTCTTACAGCACGAGCTATGGTTTGTCTTTGCGAGGAGACCGCTTCGATTCTCATTGCAAGAGTTCCACGCCGTAACCGGGTTTGAATGCGATACTCACATTTCGATTGAGGAGTTTGAAGAGTGGAAATATGATGGTGGTTTCTGGAGCAAGGTTTTGAGGAGAAAAGATGGAACAATTACACTCTTCAACCTGTGGACTAAGGACAAGGAAGCTGTAAAGAAATGGAAGAATGCAGATCGCATACGTCTTATCTACTTGGCGATCATTCTTTGTGTGGTATTGGCGAGAGATGAGAAGGCTAATATCCCCCTGAAGTACATCGCGGTGGTCATGGATCTTGACAGAGTTCGAAGGTATCCTTGGGGAGTTGCTGCTTATGACCTTCTCTGCAAATCCATAGCCAAAAATCGTTCCCAACTGAAGGAAAAGACCACTAGCTATGTCTTGGATGGCTTCTCATACGCCTTGcagatttgggcaatggaagcGGTGCCAAAAATCGGGAAGCTTTGTGGAAAAAAGCTGGATAAGGGTTTCAAGGACGGTCCTAGATGCATAAACTGGATGGGAGCTGCGAAGGTGTCATATGAGGAGATCATTCGCTTGGAGGAGATTATTACACCCAAG GATGACATCTACCCATACATCTCATGGACAGGAAATTATGATGTTGTCAAAGCTCAGGCGTTTCGCAGAGATGATGATGTGGAGGATGACAGAATCAAGGTtctgatggagatgataaaGAAGGGGCATGATTTTAGTGAGCATGTTTGGGAAactgaagaaaatgaagtgatTTCTTTATCTCTCGATGACGAATCAGCTGTGAATGATGAAGCAAGCGTGAATGTTGAAGCAGCCGAGAGTGATGACGACTTTCAGACTCCGAAAGGATCAAAAAACGTTGGTTCTAGATCAAAGAGGGGTAAAAAGAGGCTTCCCGATCGTGGTATGGAGAAGAGAAAGCATAAGGTTCTCGCAAGTGGCGCAAAGCAAGCTCCTTTTAATGAAGACATGAAGGCTTTTATGACACAGTTGTTTGAGCACAACTTCTCTGGAATGGAACAAAGGATACAGAAACAGATGGCCGAGACATTTGAGCAGATGCGGACAGAGCTTAAACAATCACGTAAGGAAGCCAGCGTTGAAGTTGAGCTTGGAGAGCCTTCACCGACAAAGCCATCGACGAGCCAGGCACCGTTGAGGAGGTCCACACGCGGGGTAAACAAACACTAG
- the LOC103854583 gene encoding increased DNA methylation 1, translated as MEGGSGSGERSRVVARLSQKEKRDGLCRRSVSSSTGTKRSFHKKRPKVVVSESESSDEFMKPPARSVDRKTLGGKGKKDDRNGFVRRRNGESSGTKKLDVFEFDEYDGFDSANLMRKRFDNGTVGVSGRVSFPPRRFDNGVVGGSGSGREGVFVRREKPYLNGGSSMSLSSESDSDEAIRVQGRNGVLKVKVNNKTSTLPASTSHQEADIYERLPSSSGKGQKRENVVAKLSFRKPNNYSESEESDVERKAKIRKPIFRKLKKETDESLKPAAREERRGLRNGGTEKQRLREKIKGMLTAAGWTIDYRPRRNQTYLDTVYVNPSGIAFWSIIKAYDAFRQQLKEEDIDARSRKDVAAVVSVSEDIVNNLARKVKKTGTEASKKRGKDYSGSESEKDSYGEGVDSDTCEERFVKMNGKSIKRRRIEPIRDDLHSKSKRPSYYNDARPSSRSDSHYLDGRLSNKTGRCTLKVRSSEDKKNPAINGFNPYSGKRTLISWLIDCGVVQVREKVQYMNHQCTKVMLEGWVTRAGIHCACCSKILTISRFEIHAGSKSCQPFQNIYLESGSSLLHCQIRAWNMQKDAKNLGFHHVDADGDDPHDDACGICGDGGDLLCCDGCPSTYHQACLGIEVLPVGDWHCPNCTCKFCDAVVHSVGEDQNPSLLSCNMCGRKYHQSCMSEVEAHNVQSSASSFCGPKCSELFEKLKKYLGVKHEIEGGYSWSLIHRVDTDSKFNSQLSAQRIENNSKLAVGLAIMDECFLPIIDRRSGINLIRNVLYNCGSNFSRINYTGFYTAILERGDEIICAASLRFHGMQLAEMPFIGTRHIYRRQGMCRRLFDAIESAMRSLKVEKLVIPAIPDFLHAWTGNFGFSPLDDSVRKEMRSLNTLVFPGIDMLHKPLLHEEKKSKFAAVGDCVVVHKDAMGSEVETEKKSESASFAETCLNSNGHVADDDADCDKKTLVSDEKTSPICTPVEATMDTVSKPEGGESRRYIPGEESGISVSSCQFTLKSCSKQRDDTGSSCEDVNVEAVAKLLSLEFVQASTEVQIENNLSSSTSGLGSSDISSITQEGKTEQNSPNREATPSCKDSDRLGPGAKLAVSKADGLLL; from the exons ATGGAAGGAGGTAGTGGGTCGGGTGAGCGGTCACGGGTAGTTGCGAGGTTGAGTCAGAAGGAGAAAAGAGATGGGCTTTGCAGGAGGAGTGTGTCTTCTTCTACTGGAACAAAGCGTAGTTTTCATAAGAAGAGACCCAAAGTTGTTGTTAGCGAGTCCGAGTCGAGTGATGAGTTCATGAAGCCTCCAGCTAGGAGCGTTGACCGCAAAACCCTCGGAGGGAAAGGCAAGAAGGATGACCGAAATGGGTTTGTGAGGAGGAGGAACGGCGAGTCTTCAGGGACGAAGAAGTTGGATGTGTTTGAGTTTGACGAGTACGATGGGTTCGATAGCGCGAATTTGATGAGGAAGCGTTTTGATAATGGCACCGTTGGTGTTAGCGGGAGAGTCTCTTTTCCGCCGAGAAGGTTTGATAATGGTGTTGTGGGAGGGTCTGGATCAGGGAGAGAGGGTGTGTTTGTTAGGAGGGAAAAACCGTACTTGAATGGCGGGAGTAGTATGAGTTTGAGTAGTGAATCTGATTCAGATGAGGCGATAAGGGTGCAGGGGAGAAACGGTGTTCTGAAGGTGAAGGTAAACAATAAAACAAGCACACTTCCTGCTTCAACCAGCCACCAAGAAGCAGACATATATGAGAGACTGCCTTCCTCCTCTGGGAAGGGACAGAAGCGTGAGAATGTTGTAGCAAAACTATCCTTTAGGaaaccaaacaattattcagAGTCAGAAGAGAGCGACGTGGAGAGGAAAGCGAAAATAAGGAAACCAATTTTCCGGAAACTCAAGAAAGAAACCGATGAATCGTTGAAGCCTGCAGCGAGGGAAGAGAGAAGGGGACTGCGTAATGGCGGAACAGAGAAGCAAAGACTACGTGAGAAAATTAAGGGAATGCTGACTGCTGCAGGATGGACAATAGACTACAGACCTAGGAGGAATCAAACTTACCTGGATACTGTATACGTAAACCCCTCAGGGATAGCATTTTGGTCAATAATTAAAGCATATGATGCTTTTCGGCAGCAGTTAAAGGAAGAAGACATCGATGCTAGATCGAGGAAGGACGTTGCTGCAGTCGTTTCTGTATCAGAGGATATTGTGAACAATCTAGCAAGGAAGGTGAAGAAGACAGGGACTGAGGCTTCAAAGAAACGGGGAAAGGATTACAGTGGTAGCGAGAGTGAAAAGGATAGCTATGGAGAAGGAGTGGACAGTGATACCTGTGAAGAGAGGTTCGTAAAGATGAATGGGAAAtctataaaaagaagaagaattgaACCTATTCGTGATGATCTACACTCAAAAAGTAAAAGACCGTCGTACTACAATGATGCAAGGCCATCTTCTAGATCAGATTCACATTATCTAGATGGAAGATTAAGCAATAAAACAGGAAGATGTACATTGAAGGTGCGTAGCTCTGAGGATAAAAAGAATCCAGCGATCAACGGGTTCAATCCATACTCTGGAAAGAGGACATTGATCTCTTGGTTGATTGATTGTGGAGTTGTCCAGGTAAGAGAAAAGGTGCAATACATGAACCATCAATGTACAAAGGTGATGCTGGAGGGATGGGTAACAAGAGCGGGGATTCATTGCGCCTGCTGCAGTAAAATCCTCACAATCTCCAGGTTTGAGATCCATGCCGGGAGCAAGTCATGTCAGCCTTTCCAAAATATATACCTGGAATCTGGCAGTTCTCTTCTTCATTGCCAAATCAGAGCGTGGAATATGCAGAAAGATGCTAAGAATCTTGGTTTTCATCACGTGGACGCCGACGGTGATGATCCACATGATGATGCTTGTGGTATCTGTGGCGATGGTGGagatttgctttgctgtgatgGTTGTCCATCAACATACCATCAAGCCTGCCTAGGTATTGAG GTGCTTCCGGTGGGTGACTGGCACTGTCCAAATTGCACTTGCAAATTTTGTGATGCTGTGGTGCATTCTGTTGGCGAAGACCAAAATCCTTCATTGCTTTCCTGCAACATGTGTGGGAGAAAAT ATCACCAATCATGCATGAGTGAGGTGGAAGCTCATAATGTTCAATCTTCAGCTTCTTCGTTTTGTGGACCTAAGTGCTCAGAG CTCTTCGAAAAGCTGAAGAAGTATCTTGGCGTCAAACATGAAATTGAAGGTGGCTACTCATGGTCTCTTATACATAGGGTGGACACGGATTCAAAATTCAACTCTCAGTTGTCGGCACAAAGGattgaaaacaattcaaaacTAGCTGTCGGGCTGGCGATCATGGATGAGTGTTTTTTGCCCATAATTGACAGGCGGAGTGGGATCAATCTAATTCGCAATGTCCTTTATAACTGTGG ATCCAATTTCAGCCGGATTAATTATACTGGCTTCTACACTGCTATCCTAGAGAGAGGAGATGAAATCATATGTGCAGCATCTCTCAG GTTCCATGGTATGCAATTGGCGGAGATGCCATTCATTGGAACCAGGCATATATACAGGCGTCAAGGAATGTGTCGTCGGCTTTTTGATGCCATTGAGTCG GCTATGCGTTCTCTCAAGGTTGAGAAATTGGTAATCCCTGCCATTCCAGACTTTTTGCACGCCTGGACCGGTAACTTCGGATTCAGCCCTCTTGATGATTCAGTTAGGAAAGAGATGAGGTCCCTCAACACGTTGGTGTTTCCTGGAATAGACATGTTACACAAACCTCTCCTCCATGAAGAAAAGAAGTCCAAATTCGCAGCTGTAGGTGACTGTGTCGTTGTACATAAGGATGCCATGGGTTCAGAGGTAGAGACAGAGAAGAAATCTGAATCTGCGTCTTTTGCTGAAACTTGTCTAAACTCCAATGGACATGTCGCTGATGATGATGCAGACTGCGACAAGAAGACTCTCGTTTCTGATGAGAAAACCAGTCCTATATGTACACCAGTTGAAGCAACCATGGACACGGTTTCCAAGCCGGAGGGTGGTGAATCGAGGAGATATATACCTGGTGAAGAATCTGGGATTAGCGTTTCTTCTTGTCAGTTCACGTTGAAGTCTTGCTCTAAGCAACGTGACGATACAGGATCATCATGCGAAGATGTGAATGTAGAAGCTGTTGCTAAGTTACTATCTCTGGAATTCGTACAAGCATCCACTGAGGTTCAGATTGAAAACAATCTCTCCTCATCTACTTCCGGTTTAGGATCATCAGATATAAGCTCTATCACTCAAGAAGGCAAGACTGAACAAAACTCACCGAACAGAGAGGCCACTCCTTCATGTAAAGACAGTGACAGACTCGGTCCTGGTGCTAAGTTGGCTGTATCGAAAGCAGATGGTTTACTTTTGTGA
- the LOC103854582 gene encoding photosystem II D1 precursor processing protein PSB27-H2, chloroplastic encodes MGFLVAAINVPPPTTLIHQQVKSKHVCSKEEKLQERSLFARRGFLHCVGGASLMAKLEFSGVQAAQAEEKDEGVVGAFKSLFDPNERTKSGKELPKAYLKSAREVVKTMRESLKEDPKDNAKFRRSADSAKESIRDYLSNWRGQKSVAGEESYAELEKVIRALATFYSKAGPSAPLPDEVKAEILDDLNRAEEFL; translated from the exons ATGGGTTTCCTTGTAGCCGCCATTAATGTTCCTCCTCCTACTACATTGATCCATCAACAAGTGAAATCGAAGCATGTATGTAGTAAAG AGGAGAAGCTTCAAGAGAGATCTTTGTTTGCTCGTCGTGGTTTCTTGCACTGTGTCGGTGGTGCTTCGTTGATGGCTAAACTTGAGTTCTCTGGGGTACAAGCTGCTCAAGCAGAGGAGAAAGATGAAGGAGTTGTTGGTGCTTTCAAGTCTTTGTTTGATCCTAACGAGAGAACAAAGTCTGGGAAAGAGCTGCCAAAGGCTTACTTGAAATCTGCAAGAGAGGTTGTGAAGACGATGAGGGAGTCGCTTAAAGAAGACCCGAAAGACAATGCCAAGTTTAGAAGAAGTGCTGATTCCGCCAAGGAGTCGATTCGTGATTACTTGAGCAACTGGAGAGGGCAGAAGAGTGTAGCTGGAGAA GAATCTTACGCTGAGCTGGAGAAAGTCATCAGAGCTTTGGCCACGTTTTACTCAAAGGCGGGACCTTCTGCACCTCTTCCTGATGAGGTTAAGGCTGAGATTTTGGATGATCTTAATAGGGCTGAAGAGTTTTTGTGA